A genomic stretch from Glycine soja cultivar W05 unplaced genomic scaffold, ASM419377v2 tig00104178_1_pilon_502608_766094, whole genome shotgun sequence includes:
- the LOC114404475 gene encoding uncharacterized protein LOC114404475 gives MRRRNFYLASPSHRRVGCDTPNSVRLGTLRIYSELLGDIREGQKTYHFLRTQFEAIESGRDSSFNVGSDGALRLQERICVPNVPKLRKMILEEGHRSNLSIHPGVTKMYQDLKMLFWWPKMKREVSEFVYACLVYQKAKIEHQRPSGKIQPLEIP, from the coding sequence atgagaagacGCAATTTTTATCTCGcctcgccctcccaccgaagggtaggttgcgacacccctAATAGTGTGAGATTAGGAACTTTGAGGATCTACAGTGAGTTACTAGGAGATATCAGGGAGGGCCAAAAGACATATCATTTTCTAAGGACTCAGTTTGAAGCTATAGAGTCAGGAAGAGATAGTAGTTTCAATGTTGGATCAGATGGAGCCTTGCGACTTCAAGAAAGGATTTGTGTTCCCAATGTGCCTAAACTTAGGAAGATGATCTTGGAGGAAGGACATAGGAGTAACCTGAGCATCCATCCTGGTGTTACCAAGATGTATCAGGATTTGAAGATGTTGTTTTGGTGGCCCAAGATGAAGAGAGAAGTTAGTGAGTTTGTGTATGCATGCTTAGTCTATCAgaaggctaagatagaacatCAGAGACCTTCAGGGAAGATACAACCCTTGGAGATACCCTAG